From Acidicapsa acidisoli, the proteins below share one genomic window:
- a CDS encoding YceI family protein, with the protein MKVLKLASAALALIAPVAFAQTSSWKADSAHSEVDFSIKHLAISNVHGRFGKIDATIIYDDKDITKSSVNATIDVTGVDTGISPRDNDLKSDNYFDVEKYATATFTSTSVAKGGSGLQVSGNLTLHGVTKPVVLDVSGPTGPITGMDKKPHAGFEATTTIHRLDFGIGAKVPEAILSDAVQLTIELDAAKQ; encoded by the coding sequence ATGAAAGTTCTCAAGCTGGCTTCGGCCGCCCTCGCCCTCATCGCTCCTGTCGCCTTTGCGCAGACCTCTTCCTGGAAGGCCGACTCCGCACACAGCGAAGTTGACTTCTCCATCAAGCATCTGGCCATCTCCAACGTTCATGGCCGCTTTGGCAAGATAGACGCCACCATCATTTATGACGATAAGGACATTACCAAGTCCAGCGTCAATGCCACCATCGATGTGACGGGTGTGGATACCGGCATATCCCCTCGCGACAACGATTTGAAGAGCGACAACTACTTCGACGTTGAGAAGTACGCGACCGCCACCTTTACCAGCACCAGCGTGGCCAAGGGTGGCTCCGGTTTGCAGGTCAGCGGCAACCTCACCTTGCATGGCGTAACCAAGCCAGTGGTTCTGGACGTCTCCGGCCCCACCGGTCCGATTACCGGGATGGACAAGAAGCCACATGCCGGCTTCGAGGCGACAACGACCATTCATCGTCTTGACTTCGGTATTGGAGCCAAAGTCCCGGAGGCGATCCTGAGCGACGCAGTTCAGCTCACCATCGAGCTCGACGCCGCCAAGCAGTAA
- a CDS encoding MFS transporter, protein MLRRMSAGSFRSIGEHFGRLTRPQRHAFLASFLSWSLDALDFFLLIMCIPAIAGEFHAQVSAVADAVFLTLIFRPVGAFLFGAMADRFGRKRTLIVNILCYSVIELSCAFAPSLPWLLVLRALFGVAMGGVWGVGAALTFESLPKEGRGVFSGILQEGYALGYLLAAAAFGLLFPWIHWRGLFVVGAAPALLVFFVESKVEESPVWIAARQEARKRKADGVARPPLLGKLLTYAPTFLFLIVLMSAFTSFSHGTQDIYPTFLLKGRGFTPGMVGLLAVIYNVGSLAGGFVFGTLSERWGRKRAIITAALLAIPIVPLFAYGHSPLVLGVGAFLMQFMVQGAWGVVPAYLTELSPGPVRAIFPGLAYQLGNLLTSRNLVIQNKLAERFHNFSPVLAGTVILVALALALVTACGRESRGVELEAG, encoded by the coding sequence ATGCTCCGGCGTATGTCTGCTGGTTCCTTCCGCTCTATTGGAGAGCACTTTGGCCGCCTTACACGCCCGCAGCGTCACGCATTTCTGGCTTCCTTTTTGAGCTGGTCGCTGGACGCGCTGGATTTCTTCCTGCTGATCATGTGCATTCCGGCGATTGCCGGGGAGTTCCATGCGCAGGTCTCGGCGGTTGCCGATGCGGTGTTTCTGACGCTGATCTTTCGTCCCGTGGGTGCGTTTCTCTTCGGGGCAATGGCGGACCGATTTGGGCGCAAGCGAACTCTGATCGTCAACATTCTGTGCTACTCGGTTATCGAGCTGAGCTGCGCCTTTGCGCCTTCGCTGCCGTGGCTGCTGGTGCTGCGGGCGCTGTTTGGTGTGGCAATGGGCGGGGTTTGGGGGGTAGGAGCAGCGCTGACCTTTGAGAGTTTGCCGAAAGAGGGCCGGGGAGTATTCTCTGGGATTCTGCAAGAAGGCTACGCGTTGGGATATCTGCTGGCGGCTGCGGCTTTCGGGCTGCTTTTCCCGTGGATTCACTGGCGTGGACTATTTGTTGTTGGAGCGGCCCCGGCGCTGCTGGTGTTTTTTGTGGAATCGAAGGTCGAGGAATCTCCCGTGTGGATCGCGGCCCGGCAGGAAGCGCGCAAGCGAAAGGCGGACGGAGTTGCGAGACCACCTCTGCTTGGCAAGCTGCTTACTTATGCGCCGACTTTTCTCTTTCTGATTGTTCTGATGTCTGCGTTTACCAGCTTTTCGCACGGAACGCAGGATATTTACCCGACGTTTTTGTTGAAAGGCCGAGGTTTTACGCCGGGGATGGTGGGGCTGCTGGCGGTGATCTACAACGTTGGCTCGCTGGCAGGCGGATTTGTCTTCGGCACGCTCTCAGAGCGATGGGGACGGAAGCGAGCGATCATTACGGCTGCGCTGCTGGCGATCCCGATTGTGCCGCTATTCGCTTATGGGCACTCGCCGCTGGTGCTGGGAGTGGGCGCATTTCTGATGCAGTTCATGGTGCAGGGAGCGTGGGGCGTGGTGCCGGCGTATCTCACGGAGCTTTCGCCGGGGCCGGTGCGGGCGATCTTTCCCGGGCTGGCTTACCAGCTCGGCAATCTGCTGACCTCGAGGAACCTGGTGATTCAGAACAAGCTGGCGGAGCGGTTTCACAACTTTTCGCCTGTGCTGGCGGGGACGGTGATCTTGGTTGCGCTGGCTCTGGCGCTGGTGACGGCTTGCGGACGGGAGAGCCGCGGCGTGGAGTTGGAGGCTGGGTGA